From one Cynocephalus volans isolate mCynVol1 chromosome X, mCynVol1.pri, whole genome shotgun sequence genomic stretch:
- the TMEM47 gene encoding transmembrane protein 47, with protein MASAGSGMEEVRVSVLTPLKLVGLVCIFLALCLDLGAVLSPAWVTADHQYYLSLWESCRKPASLDKWHCESTLSSDWQIATLALLLGGAAIILIAFLVGLISICVGSRRRFYRPVAVMLFAAVVLQVCSLVLYPIKFIETVSLKIYHEFNWGYGLAWGATIFSFGGAILYCLNPKNYEDYY; from the exons ATGGCTTCGGCAGGCAGCGGCATGGAGGAGGTGCGCGTGTCGGTGCTGACCCCGCTGAAGCTGGTCGGTCTGGTGTGCATCTTCCTGGCGCTATGTCTGGACCTGGGGGCCGTGCTGAGCCCGGCCTGGGTCACGGCCGACCACCAGTACTACCTGTCCCTGTGGGAGTCCTGCCGGAAGCCCGCCAGCTTGGACAAATGGCACTGCGAGTCCACGCTCAGCAGCG ATTGGCAGATTGCTACTCTGGCTTTACTCTTGGGCGGTGCTGCCATCATTCTCATTGCATTCCTGGTGGGATTGATTTCTATCTGTGTGGGATCTCGAAGGCGCTTCTACAGACCTGTTGCTGTCATGCTTTTTGCAGCAG TTGTTTTACAGGTTTGCAGCCTGGTCCTTTACCCGATCAAGTTCATTGAAACTGTGAGCTTGAAAATTTACCATGAGTTCAATTGGGGTTATGGCCTGGCCTGGGGTgctactatattttcttttgggggtgCCATCCTTTATTGCCTGAACCCTAAGAACTATGAAGACTACTACTAG